From Microtus pennsylvanicus isolate mMicPen1 chromosome 10, mMicPen1.hap1, whole genome shotgun sequence, one genomic window encodes:
- the LOC142858348 gene encoding double homeobox protein B-like, with the protein MDLSCTFGLLEKEARRRRMILNQNQKNTLHAWFEKNPNPDLATRGHLAKELGISESQIMTWFQKNRKIKKQVKFECCFEESQAQGKDKPKVKEAGRRRTRFSQFQTDILIEAFEKNRFPGIATREKLAQQTGIPESRIHIWFQNRRARHPGPKQGTQATAQLSQNSQCPALKTTDQPAPSKTLTSRLSVTIALSLPHTPSGPLNLSRGHQKQLSRITGPQPSQVVQGRGDGQNSSACIDHLSPVVTPGEEGFHTQTPLCLQIQERRQDPGESSGSAVPPLDSSTQTPAVNQHFRELDQTDFAFLQHWDEWLQSMLAEWIPNEEYWTLGDSALQPQQAQLPQPASVSHQVGTTPQQ; encoded by the exons ATGGATCTAAGCTGCACTTTTG GCCTACTGGAAAAAGAAGCTCGGAGGAGGAGAATGATTCTGAACCAGAACCAAAAGAACACTCTTCATGCATGGTTTGAGAAGAATCCTAATCCAGATTTAGCTACAAGAGGACATCTGGCTAAGGAATTGGGCATCTCAGAGTCTCAAATTATG aCTTGGTTtcagaagaacagaaaaataaagaaacaagtgAAGTTTGAATGTTGCTTTGAAGAAAGCCAAGCCCAGGGAAAGGATAAACCTAAAG TTAAAGAAGCTGGGAGGAGACGGACACGTTTCTCACAATTTCAGACTGATATTCTAATTGAAGCTTTTGAGAAGAATCGATTCCCTGGGATTGCTACCAGGGAAAAACTGGCTCAACAAACAGGCATCCCGGAATCCAGAATTCAT aTATGGTTTCAGAACCGGAGAGCTCGGCATCCAGGTCCCAAACAGGGCACTCAGGCAACTGCTCAGCTAtcccagaacagccagtgccctgCCCTGAAGACTACTGATCAACCTGCTCCTTCCAAAACTCTCACCAGCCGCTTGTCAGTTACAATAGCTCTTTCTCTACCCCACACACCATCTGGTCCTTTGAATCTCTCCAGGGGCCATCAGAAGCAGTTGTCAAGGATCACAGGACCACAGCCCTCCCAGGTGGTACAGGGAAGGGGTGATGGTCAAAATTCCTCAGCATGTATTGACCACTTATCACCGGTAGTAACTCCAGGAGAGGAGGGCTTCCACACTCAGACTCCTTTATGTCTTCAAATCCAAGAAAGACGGCAAGATCCTGGTGAGAGCAGTGGTTCGGCTGTACCACCCTTAGACAGTTCTACTCAGACTCCAGCCGTCAATCAACACTTTCGGGAACTGGACCAGACAGACTTTGCCTTTCTGCAACACTGGGATGAATGGCTCCAGTCAATGCTGGCTGAATGGATACCTAACGAAGAATACTGGACTCTTGGTGACTCTGCGCTCCAACCACAGCAGGCGCAGCTTCCGCAGCCTGCCAGTGTATCTCATCAAGTGGGCACAACCCCACAGCAATAG